In one Umezawaea sp. Da 62-37 genomic region, the following are encoded:
- a CDS encoding lactate 2-monooxygenase codes for MTFAGYQNEIYLQGLAGQVPPFTTEPGALEESARKRLGPGPFWYVAGGAGSGATVRANREAFDDWRIVPRMLTDATTRHLGTTVLGTGMPAPVLLAPVGVQSILHPDGELATARAAAELGVPMILSNASSHALEDVAEAGGAGPRWFQLYWPNDPDVCVSTLDRARKAGYTALVVTLDTWTLAWRPHDLDSAYLPFLRAVGTAIPFSDPAFRASLEKSPEDDLPMAILRWVQLYTGTDKSWDQVAFLREHWDGPILLKGVQHPDDARKAVDAGVQGVVVSNHGGRQVDGAIGSLEALPEIADAVGEQIDVLFDSGVRTGADIVKALALGAKAVLVGRPYAYGLAHGGEVGVRHVLRSLLADFDLTLGLSGHRSPAELNRDALRSRR; via the coding sequence ATGACCTTCGCCGGGTATCAGAACGAGATCTACCTCCAGGGCCTCGCGGGCCAGGTGCCGCCGTTCACGACGGAGCCCGGTGCGCTCGAGGAGTCGGCGCGCAAGCGGCTCGGGCCGGGGCCGTTCTGGTACGTGGCCGGCGGGGCGGGGTCGGGTGCGACGGTGCGGGCGAACCGGGAGGCGTTCGACGACTGGCGGATCGTGCCGCGGATGCTGACCGACGCGACGACCCGGCACCTGGGCACGACGGTCCTCGGCACCGGGATGCCCGCGCCGGTGCTGCTCGCACCCGTTGGCGTGCAGTCGATCCTGCACCCGGACGGCGAGCTGGCCACCGCGCGCGCCGCGGCCGAGCTGGGTGTGCCGATGATCCTGTCGAACGCCTCGTCGCACGCGCTGGAGGACGTGGCCGAGGCCGGTGGCGCGGGGCCGCGCTGGTTCCAGCTGTACTGGCCGAACGACCCCGACGTGTGCGTGAGCACGCTGGACCGGGCGAGGAAGGCCGGGTACACCGCGCTCGTGGTCACGCTCGACACGTGGACGCTGGCGTGGCGGCCGCACGACCTGGACAGCGCGTACCTGCCGTTCCTGCGCGCGGTGGGCACCGCGATCCCGTTCTCCGACCCGGCGTTCCGGGCGAGCCTGGAGAAGTCGCCGGAGGACGACCTGCCGATGGCGATCCTGCGCTGGGTGCAGCTCTACACCGGCACCGACAAGTCGTGGGACCAGGTGGCGTTCCTGCGCGAGCACTGGGACGGGCCGATCCTGCTCAAGGGCGTCCAGCACCCCGACGACGCGCGCAAGGCCGTCGACGCGGGCGTGCAGGGCGTCGTCGTGTCGAACCACGGCGGCAGGCAGGTCGACGGCGCGATCGGCTCGCTGGAGGCGCTGCCCGAGATCGCGGACGCGGTCGGCGAGCAGATCGACGTGCTGTTCGACTCCGGCGTCCGGACCGGCGCGGACATCGTGAAGGCGCTCGCGCTGGGCGCCAAGGCCGTGCTGGTCGGCAGGCCGTACGCCTACGGTCTCGCGCACGGCGGCGAGGTCGGCGTCCGGCACGTGCTGCGCAGCCTGCTCGCCGACTTCGACCTCACGCTGGGCCTGTCCGGGCACCGCAGCCCGGCCGAGCTGAACCGGGACGCGCTGCGGTCCCGGCGCTGA
- a CDS encoding cation:proton antiporter: MTSHALLAVGGAFLAAGLIARAGVRIGLPTIPLFMVAGILFGSNTPGIALVDDPAEMGVLSALGLVFLLFYLGLEFSMDDLVAGGRKLVVAGFGYLLLNIGGGLAFGFALDWGTREALVIAGAIGISSSAIVTKLLVEAKRLRSPESRLIMGIIVIEDVFLALYLAILQPVLSGADDFVYALLDFGKAFAFLVVLAAIARWGGRVVTRLFGSADDELLVVCFVGVAVTGAALAHELGVSDAIGAFMVGMVLGGSKVAPRIHRLVLPLRDAFGALFFFIFGLSIDPGSIGTVVLPVLAAVALTIVLNLAAGAFAARLHSFDRQEAVNIGLTVLTRGEFSLVLAAMAVTAGLDGRVAPFVAGYVLLLAVVGPLAVLRSEKLAWLLPRRMFGTRVPDAGRLDEAGTR; the protein is encoded by the coding sequence ATGACCTCACACGCACTGCTCGCCGTCGGTGGCGCGTTCCTCGCCGCCGGTCTCATCGCACGGGCCGGAGTCCGGATAGGACTGCCCACCATCCCCCTGTTCATGGTCGCCGGAATCCTGTTCGGCTCCAACACCCCCGGCATCGCGCTGGTGGACGACCCGGCCGAGATGGGCGTGCTCTCCGCGCTCGGACTGGTCTTCCTGCTGTTCTACCTCGGCCTCGAGTTCTCGATGGACGACCTCGTCGCGGGCGGCCGCAAGCTCGTGGTGGCCGGGTTCGGCTACCTGCTGCTCAACATCGGCGGCGGGCTGGCGTTCGGGTTCGCGCTCGACTGGGGCACCCGCGAGGCCCTGGTGATCGCGGGCGCCATCGGCATCTCGTCGTCGGCGATCGTGACGAAGCTCCTGGTCGAGGCGAAACGCCTGCGCAGCCCCGAATCCCGGCTGATCATGGGCATCATCGTGATCGAGGACGTGTTCCTCGCGCTCTACCTCGCCATCCTGCAACCCGTCCTCAGCGGCGCCGACGACTTCGTCTACGCGCTGCTCGACTTCGGCAAGGCGTTCGCGTTCCTGGTGGTGCTGGCCGCGATCGCCCGCTGGGGCGGCCGCGTGGTCACCCGGCTGTTCGGCTCGGCCGACGACGAGCTGCTGGTGGTGTGCTTCGTCGGCGTCGCGGTCACCGGCGCGGCGCTCGCGCACGAGTTGGGGGTGTCCGACGCGATCGGCGCGTTCATGGTCGGCATGGTGCTCGGCGGGTCCAAGGTCGCGCCGCGGATCCACCGGCTCGTGCTGCCGCTGCGCGACGCGTTCGGGGCGCTGTTCTTCTTCATCTTCGGCCTGAGCATCGATCCGGGGTCGATCGGCACGGTCGTGCTGCCCGTCCTCGCGGCCGTCGCTCTGACGATCGTGCTGAACCTGGCCGCGGGCGCGTTCGCGGCCCGGCTGCACTCGTTCGACCGGCAGGAGGCGGTGAACATCGGCCTCACCGTCCTGACCAGGGGCGAGTTCTCGCTGGTGCTGGCCGCGATGGCGGTGACCGCCGGGCTCGACGGCCGGGTGGCGCCGTTCGTCGCCGGGTACGTGCTGCTGCTGGCCGTGGTCGGACCGCTCGCCGTGCTGCGGTCGGAGAAGCTCGCGTGGCTGCTGCCGCGGCGGATGTTCGGCACGCGCGTCCCCGACGCCGGTCGGCTGGACGAGGCCGGCACGCGGTAG
- a CDS encoding carbohydrate-binding protein — MELTRTRRRRFLAAFTAVLAAIPVVLVATANASVPPAPSGWSLAWSDDFTGTSGALPSSANWTVDLGHAYPGGPGNWGTGEIQNYTNSSNNLKLDGSGNLRITALKDGSNNWTSARVETKRGDFRPPSGGKVAMEARIQMPNVTGNAALGYWPAFWALGSPYRGNYWNWPGIGEFDIMENVNGVNAVWGVLHCGVNPGGPCNETTGIGTSRACPGSSCQSAFHTYRFEWDQSTSPQAFRWYVDGQQFHSVTQNQLPADTWANMTNHAGYFILLNLAIGGAFPDALAGPTPTAATVSGHSMVVDYVAVYTAGGGGTTPPTTTTTPPSGGGFDAYSTMQAESATSRSGGTVETTSDTGGGQDVGQIANGGSLRYSGVRFGGTTATQFTARVASGAGGGVSGLVEARLDSPSGAVLGSFAVGNTGGWQSWRTVPANMSGVTGTHDVYVTFTSGQPSPYVSVNWIKFGT, encoded by the coding sequence ATGGAGCTCACCCGCACTCGCAGACGACGTTTCCTCGCGGCTTTCACCGCCGTGCTCGCCGCCATCCCGGTCGTCCTGGTAGCCACCGCCAACGCCTCCGTTCCCCCCGCGCCGTCCGGCTGGTCGCTGGCCTGGAGCGACGACTTCACCGGCACCAGCGGCGCACTCCCCTCGTCGGCGAACTGGACCGTCGACCTCGGGCACGCCTACCCCGGCGGCCCCGGCAACTGGGGCACCGGTGAGATCCAGAACTACACCAACAGCTCCAACAACCTGAAGCTCGACGGCTCGGGCAACCTCCGCATCACCGCGCTGAAGGACGGGTCCAACAACTGGACGTCGGCGCGCGTCGAGACCAAGCGCGGCGACTTCCGGCCGCCGTCGGGCGGCAAGGTCGCGATGGAAGCCCGCATCCAGATGCCGAACGTCACCGGCAACGCCGCGCTCGGCTACTGGCCCGCGTTCTGGGCGCTGGGTTCGCCCTACCGCGGCAACTACTGGAACTGGCCCGGCATCGGCGAGTTCGACATCATGGAGAACGTCAACGGCGTCAACGCCGTGTGGGGCGTGCTGCACTGCGGCGTCAACCCCGGCGGGCCGTGCAACGAGACCACCGGCATCGGGACCAGCCGGGCGTGCCCCGGTTCCAGCTGCCAGTCCGCGTTCCACACCTACCGCTTCGAGTGGGACCAGAGCACCAGCCCGCAGGCGTTCCGCTGGTACGTCGACGGCCAGCAGTTCCACAGCGTCACGCAGAACCAGCTGCCCGCGGACACGTGGGCGAACATGACCAACCACGCCGGCTACTTCATCCTGCTGAACCTGGCCATCGGCGGCGCGTTCCCCGACGCCCTCGCGGGCCCGACCCCCACCGCCGCGACGGTGTCCGGTCACTCGATGGTCGTCGACTACGTCGCCGTCTACACCGCGGGCGGCGGCGGCACGACCCCGCCGACGACCACCACGACGCCTCCGAGCGGCGGCGGGTTCGACGCCTACAGCACCATGCAGGCCGAGAGCGCGACCTCCCGCAGCGGCGGCACGGTCGAGACCACCAGCGACACCGGTGGCGGCCAGGACGTCGGGCAGATCGCCAACGGCGGCTCGCTGCGCTACTCCGGGGTGCGGTTCGGCGGCACCACGGCGACGCAGTTCACCGCCCGCGTCGCCTCCGGTGCCGGCGGCGGTGTCAGCGGCCTGGTCGAGGCCAGGCTGGACAGCCCGTCGGGCGCGGTGCTGGGCAGCTTCGCGGTCGGCAACACCGGCGGCTGGCAGAGCTGGCGGACCGTCCCCGCCAACATGTCCGGCGTCACCGGGACGCACGACGTGTACGTCACCTTCACCAGCGGCCAACCCTCGCCGTACGTGAGCGTGAACTGGATCAAGTTCGGCACCTAG
- a CDS encoding helix-turn-helix domain-containing protein: protein MSYRERPALGGRGLVWTKTTSAPGVGRVVPDGCTDIMWSRGTDSLFVAGPDTAAKVGESRPDTLFAVRFSPGVGPSALGVPAHVLRDLRVPLDELWPEDAPRLLEALNTAEDPCAVLEEAARARLRDTPPDPAVDAVVAAVRDHSVTDVADRLGIGARQLHRRSLAAFGYGPKVLARVLRFDRAVGLAWAGVPFADIAHRTGYADQAHLSREVKDLAGVPLGVLLKP, encoded by the coding sequence GTGAGCTACCGCGAACGGCCCGCTCTCGGCGGCCGCGGTCTGGTGTGGACGAAGACGACGTCCGCGCCGGGTGTCGGCCGGGTCGTACCGGACGGTTGCACGGACATCATGTGGTCGCGCGGCACGGACTCCCTGTTCGTCGCGGGCCCGGACACCGCGGCGAAGGTGGGCGAGTCCCGACCGGACACGCTGTTCGCGGTGCGGTTCTCCCCCGGCGTCGGCCCGTCCGCTCTCGGCGTTCCGGCGCACGTCCTGCGCGATCTGCGGGTGCCGCTGGACGAGTTGTGGCCTGAGGACGCCCCGCGGCTGCTGGAGGCGCTCAACACCGCCGAGGACCCATGCGCGGTGCTGGAGGAAGCGGCGCGGGCCAGGCTCCGCGATACCCCGCCGGACCCGGCGGTCGACGCCGTCGTGGCGGCGGTCCGCGACCACAGCGTGACCGACGTCGCGGACCGGCTCGGGATCGGCGCGCGGCAGCTGCACCGGCGGTCGCTGGCCGCGTTCGGCTACGGCCCCAAGGTGCTGGCGCGTGTGCTGCGGTTCGACCGGGCGGTGGGGCTGGCGTGGGCGGGGGTGCCGTTCGCGGACATCGCCCACCGCACCGGCTACGCCGACCAGGCCCACCTCTCGCGCGAGGTGAAGGACCTGGCGGGCGTGCCGCTCGGCGTTCTGCTCAAGCCGTAG
- the secD gene encoding protein translocase subunit SecD — translation MPRTPARRELLVRGLVSFGVLAASAFLLLTSQPQLGLDLRGGTQIVLETKDSPTTKADGEATDRSLEVLRRRVDELGVAEPVLARSGERRILVELPGVQDPAEAVEVLGRTAQLTVHPVVGAGNEAAADQVALTSPEGVPLLLGPAAMTGEGIKGAQSSISQRGAGNEVSIEFRDDAPGIWQRLTAEAACSPTGTPTRQIAFVLDNKIVSSPQVGTDVACRTGIIGGSTQITGSFTQAEAAELALVIRSGALPVPVEVIEQRTVGATLGAEAIEASAWAAIIGISLTGIFLVVVYRLAGLLAVGALVGYAAVAYAALLAIGATLTLPGLAGFVLAIGMAVDANVLVFERAREEYAARGVRGGRMLKAVQGGFRGALSAVADSNVTTLLAAGLLFWLATGPVKGFGVTLSIGVLASMFSALVLSRVLLELVLGSRFVERRPALSGLHTLGRVRTWLVARGGELFRRPGRWLVAAAVLAVLCLSGVFLRGLDLGVEFTGGRMLDYTASQAVDPGRVRTALADAGFGDAVVATSGDNGVSVRTGPIDDAAAARLGDVVSTATGGAQQVSNELIGPSLGSELRRNAVIALAIAVAAQLGYLAIRFDWRLGVATVVALVTDVVVLIGVFGWLGKTADGVFLAALLTVIGYSVNDSVVVFDRVRELARSRGKQSYAAVVSSAVLQTVPRTVNTGIGVLFVLAALLVLGDGSLADFATALLVGLVAGTASTVLTAAPVAIALESKYPGTRRRTSVRAEPRSRAADGAVV, via the coding sequence ATGCCGCGCACTCCCGCGCGGCGAGAACTGCTTGTCCGAGGACTGGTGTCCTTCGGCGTTCTCGCCGCGTCCGCTTTCCTGCTGCTCACCAGCCAGCCCCAGTTGGGTCTCGACCTGCGGGGCGGCACCCAGATCGTGTTGGAGACCAAGGATTCCCCGACCACGAAGGCCGACGGGGAAGCCACTGACCGCTCGCTCGAGGTACTCCGCCGCCGGGTCGACGAACTGGGCGTGGCCGAGCCCGTCCTGGCCAGGTCCGGGGAACGCCGCATCCTGGTGGAGTTGCCTGGGGTGCAGGATCCGGCGGAGGCCGTGGAGGTGCTCGGGCGGACCGCGCAGCTGACCGTGCACCCCGTGGTCGGCGCCGGGAACGAGGCCGCCGCGGACCAGGTCGCGTTGACCAGTCCCGAAGGCGTGCCCCTGCTGCTGGGGCCCGCCGCGATGACCGGGGAGGGGATCAAGGGCGCGCAGTCGTCGATCAGCCAGCGGGGCGCGGGCAACGAGGTGTCCATCGAGTTCCGCGATGACGCGCCGGGGATCTGGCAGCGCCTGACCGCGGAGGCGGCGTGTTCGCCGACGGGCACGCCCACCCGGCAGATCGCGTTCGTGCTGGACAACAAGATCGTGTCGTCACCGCAGGTGGGCACGGACGTCGCGTGCCGCACCGGCATCATCGGCGGCAGCACCCAGATCACCGGTTCGTTCACCCAGGCCGAGGCCGCCGAGTTGGCGCTGGTCATCCGGTCCGGCGCGCTGCCGGTGCCGGTGGAGGTCATCGAGCAGCGGACGGTCGGCGCCACGCTCGGCGCGGAGGCCATCGAGGCCAGCGCGTGGGCGGCGATCATCGGCATCTCGCTGACCGGGATCTTCCTCGTCGTCGTCTACCGGCTGGCGGGCCTGCTCGCCGTGGGCGCCCTCGTCGGGTACGCGGCCGTCGCGTACGCGGCGCTGCTGGCGATCGGCGCGACGCTCACCCTGCCGGGGTTGGCGGGGTTCGTGCTGGCGATCGGCATGGCGGTCGACGCGAACGTGCTGGTGTTCGAACGGGCCCGCGAAGAGTACGCGGCCAGAGGAGTCCGGGGTGGACGGATGCTCAAGGCCGTCCAGGGCGGGTTCCGCGGCGCGCTCAGCGCGGTCGCCGACTCGAACGTCACGACGCTGCTCGCCGCCGGACTGCTGTTCTGGCTGGCCACCGGGCCGGTCAAGGGGTTCGGCGTCACGCTGTCGATCGGTGTGCTCGCGTCGATGTTCAGCGCGCTGGTGCTCAGCCGGGTGCTGCTGGAACTGGTGCTGGGCAGCAGGTTCGTCGAACGCAGGCCCGCGCTCAGCGGCCTGCACACGCTCGGCCGGGTGCGCACGTGGCTGGTGGCGCGCGGCGGTGAGCTGTTCCGCCGCCCCGGCCGCTGGCTGGTGGCCGCCGCGGTGCTCGCGGTGCTGTGCCTGTCCGGGGTGTTCCTGCGCGGCCTCGACCTCGGCGTCGAGTTCACCGGCGGCCGGATGCTCGACTACACCGCCTCGCAGGCCGTCGACCCCGGCCGGGTGCGCACCGCGCTCGCCGACGCGGGCTTCGGCGACGCCGTCGTGGCGACCTCGGGCGACAACGGCGTGTCCGTGCGGACCGGCCCGATCGACGACGCCGCGGCCGCCCGCCTCGGTGACGTCGTGTCCACCGCGACCGGCGGCGCGCAGCAGGTGAGCAACGAGCTGATCGGTCCGAGCCTGGGCTCGGAGCTGCGGCGCAACGCGGTGATCGCGCTCGCCATCGCGGTCGCGGCGCAGCTCGGCTACCTCGCCATCCGGTTCGACTGGCGGCTGGGCGTGGCCACCGTGGTCGCGCTGGTCACCGACGTGGTGGTGCTCATCGGCGTGTTCGGGTGGCTCGGCAAGACCGCAGACGGCGTGTTCCTGGCCGCGCTGCTGACCGTGATCGGCTACTCGGTCAACGACTCGGTGGTGGTGTTCGACCGGGTCCGCGAGCTGGCCCGGTCGCGGGGCAAGCAGTCCTACGCGGCCGTGGTCAGCTCCGCCGTCCTGCAGACCGTGCCGCGCACCGTGAACACCGGCATCGGCGTGCTGTTCGTGCTCGCCGCGTTGCTGGTGCTCGGCGACGGCTCGCTGGCCGACTTCGCGACCGCGCTGCTCGTCGGCCTGGTCGCGGGCACCGCGTCGACCGTGCTCACCGCCGCGCCCGTCGCCATCGCCCTGGAGTCGAAGTACCCCGGAACGCGCCGCCGCACCTCCGTGCGCGCCGAACCGCGTTCCCGCGCCGCCGACGGCGCTGTCGTCTAG